The genomic region GGCTCCTGCCGGGGACCTGATCCAGGGGAGGGGTCCGGATGACCCGTGTCAAGGGCGGGCCGCACAGCCGGCGCCGCCACAAGAAGATCCTGAAGCTGGCCAAGGGCTATTTCGGGGGGCGCCACGCCCTCTTCCGGCCGGCCAACGAGACCGTCATGCACGCGCTCGCCCACGCCTACCGGCACCGCCGCCTGCGCAAGAGGGAGTTCCGCCGGCTGTGGATCGCGCGCATCAACGCCGCCGCGCGACGGAACGGGCTTTCGTACAGCCGGCTGATCGCCGGGCTGAAGCGGGCCGGCGTGGCCATCAACAGGAAGATGCTGGCGGAGATGGCGGTGCGAGACCGCGCCGGGTTCGAGCAGCTGGTGGAGCGGGCGCGCGCCGCGCTCTGAGCCGGGTGCGCCTGGAAAGCGCGGGCAACCCGCGTCTGAAGCTGGTCCGCCGCCTGGCCCGCGACCGCAGGCTCCGGCACCAGAGGGGCCTGGTCCTGGTGGAGGGCGTGCAGCTCGCCCGGGATGCACTGGCGGCGGGGCTGGGCGTGGAGCTGGCGGTGCTGGCACCGGAGATGTGGGGAGAGGAGGCCCGCGGCTTGGCCGCGGGCCTTCCTGCCGATCGCGTGGTCGAGGTGAGCCCCTCGCTCTTCCGCCAGCTGAGCGATGTGGAGAGCCCCCAGGGCGTGGCGCTCCTGGTGCGCATGCCGGCCCCGTGGGACGGGCGCTCCGGCAGCGCGGACCATCCGCTGCTGGTGGTCGACCGGCTCCAGGATCCGGGCAACCTGGGCACGCTCCTGCGCGCGGCCGAGGGGCTGGGCTGCCGGGCGGCGCTTCTCCTGGAGGGGACGGTGGACGTCTGGAACCCCAAGGTGGTGCGGAGCGCCATGGGGGCCGCCTTCCGCCTGCCCCTCCGCTGGGGGGTGGAGCGGGAGCGGCTTCTGGCGGAGACGGTCGCGCAGGGCTGGAGGCTGCTGGTGGCGATGCCGCGGGGCGGGCGGCCGCTCTGGGAGACCCCCTTGCTGGGGCCCGTGGCGGTGGTGGTGGGCAACGAGGCCGGAGGCGTCTCCGAGGAGATCCGGCGCCGGGCGGAGGCGGTCACCATCCCCATGGAGGGTGGAGAGTCGTTGAACGCCGCCGTCGCGGGTGCGATGATCCTCTATGAGGCGGCGCGGCAGAGGGCTGCCATTCAGCGAAAAGCGATGTTATAATGCGTGCGAACGCGCCTCCGTCGAGGCGAACGCGCCAGCGGATGCAGTGAGAGCGGGCGGGCGATGGCCGGAAGGGGGCAGACCCACGGTGCCGGCGGCCGACTTCTTCTGGGCGATCTTCGAGCGTACCGGGTCGATCCTGGCGTACTTGCTCTATCGGAGCCTGCTGGGCGGCAACGGCTGAGTCGGAAGGCGGGGGCCGATCCGGTTGCAGGCCCGCCCGGTGGATGGGGGCGGAGCGGGCACAGCGTCGGCGCCGGTCCGGTTCACGGGATCTGGTCACCCCTCCTCGGGGGTGGCTTTCTTGTTCGGCGGAAGGCCGCGGGCCGGCGCCGGCGGGGAGCCGGATGCGCGCGGGCACAGGCGGCCGCCGCTCGCGGTTGACATCTCCGGCCGCGCGGGCCGATACTGGCGTATCATCCCGAAGAGAAGAGTCCGGTCGTTCCGCTTCGGCCGGATGCGCGATGAGGGGGAGAGTAGCCCGGGAGTGCCGCCTCAGGGAGGCCGGCCAAGACTGGAAGCCGGCTGCGGCGGTTCCGGGTGAAGTTCACCCCTGAGCAGGTCTCCTGAGGGGGGAGGCGTCCCGCCGCACCGACGCCGTGCGGGACCTCCTCCGCCAGGGGGACGCGGGTGCGCCCGGTACCGCGCGCAGAGCCCTGCCGCCGAAGGATGCGGGCGGGGGAAGCAAGGGTGGTACCGCGGTGGACTTCCGCCCCTGGAGAGGGGGCGGTTTTTTTTGGCCCGGTGGCCCCCTCGGGGCAAGGGTGGCGTGCTGCCGGGATAGCGCCGGGATCCCGCCGGGATCCCGGTCGAGACGGGGGTGAGACCGTGAACGAGGGCGTGGGGGAGAAGGGCGTGGAGGCGCTCGCCGAGGAGGCGCTGGCCCAGGTGGCGCAGGCCTCCTCCCCCGAGGAGGTCGAGCGCGTCCGGGTCGCCTTCCTGGGCAGGAAGGGCCGGCTCGCCGAGGCCTTCCGGCGCCTGCCCTCCCTTCCTGCCGAGGAGCGGAGGGATTACGGGCAGCGGTTGAACCGGGTGAAGAGCCGGATCGAGGAGGCGCTGCGGGGCCGGGCGGAGGAACTGGAGCGGAGCCGGCTGGAGGCTCGCCTGGCCGGAGAGCGCGTGGACGTGACGCTACCCGGCGTCCGGCCGCCCCTGGGCGCCTTCCATCCCCTCCGCCTGGCCGAGGAGCGGGTCGAGTCGATCATGGAGTCGCTGGGCTACGAGATCTGGGAGGGACCGGAGGTGGAGAGCGACGAGCTCAACTTCACCGCCCTCAACATCCCCCCGGACCACCCGGCGCGCGACATGCAGGACACGTTCTACCTGGAGGAAC from Bacillota bacterium harbors:
- a CDS encoding YqzL family protein; translated protein: MPAADFFWAIFERTGSILAYLLYRSLLGGNG
- a CDS encoding RNA methyltransferase, whose amino-acid sequence is MRLESAGNPRLKLVRRLARDRRLRHQRGLVLVEGVQLARDALAAGLGVELAVLAPEMWGEEARGLAAGLPADRVVEVSPSLFRQLSDVESPQGVALLVRMPAPWDGRSGSADHPLLVVDRLQDPGNLGTLLRAAEGLGCRAALLLEGTVDVWNPKVVRSAMGAAFRLPLRWGVERERLLAETVAQGWRLLVAMPRGGRPLWETPLLGPVAVVVGNEAGGVSEEIRRRAEAVTIPMEGGESLNAAVAGAMILYEAARQRAAIQRKAML
- the rplT gene encoding 50S ribosomal protein L20; protein product: MTRVKGGPHSRRRHKKILKLAKGYFGGRHALFRPANETVMHALAHAYRHRRLRKREFRRLWIARINAAARRNGLSYSRLIAGLKRAGVAINRKMLAEMAVRDRAGFEQLVERARAAL